Proteins from a genomic interval of Sesamum indicum cultivar Zhongzhi No. 13 unplaced genomic scaffold, S_indicum_v1.0 scaffold00164, whole genome shotgun sequence:
- the LOC105179479 gene encoding uncharacterized protein At1g04910 isoform X1: MGKQGSPKSPRPGSLSFDASSGFKEYQFRWNEMLQNGDPSLGRRVSGGEYTWDKPIFVKGFKNDSVKYNASKGGSAGKKHLWWFLRHLRSIIFTFMLMGLLFLLDSLMFSLFDPSFLENSPNPSKAYDAKQGRNAAYDDQEKSPVLYSRLLHMASLSLAEKDPEKTVSKFWKEQFPQASSWTPCADKNVKRAGTVNNHTGFILVSANGGLNQQRVAVCNAVAVASLLNATLVIPKFLYSNVWKDPSQFSDIYQEETFMHTLKNDINIIKELPSHLRSLDLEAIGSLVTDADLAKEATPNEYIKNILPILLRNGIVHFLGFGNRLGFDPLPYDLQKLRCKCNFHALKFVPKIQKIGSLLVKRIRKYDSARSMLDKQLLGNFISSIPSGEQVNIASSSKYLALHLRFEVDMVAYSMCDFGGGENETRELQAYREEHFPLLLERLKKVKPLSPAELRKMGRCPLTPEEAALVLAGLGFSSGAYIYLAGSQIYGGKSRMRPVINLYPNIVTKEDLLSPTELAPFRNFSSQLAALDFIACAASDVFAMTDSGSQLSSLVSGFRIYYGGGNAPTLRPSKKRLAAILQENSTIRWQSFENRIRKMIEEGQRVHIRGFGRSIYRQPRCNECMCKHQ; this comes from the exons ATGGGAAAGCAAGGGTCTCCAAAAAGCCCCCGTCCTGGTTCTTTAAGTTTTGATGCATCCTCTGGGTTCAAGGAGTATCAATTCAGATGGAATGAGATGCTACAAAATGGTGATCCTTCTCTAGGTAGGAGGGTGTCAGGGGGAGAATACACTTGGGACAAACCTATATTTGTCAAAGGATTTAAGAATGATAGTGTAAAATACAATGCCAGTAAAGGAGGTTCTGCTGGTAAAAAGCATCTGTGGTGGTTTCTTAGGCATTTGAGGTCTATTATATTCACATTCATGTTGATGGGATTGTTATTCCTTTTAGATTCGTTaatgttttctctttttgatCCATCATTTCTCGAGAACAGTCCAAATCCGAGTAAGGCATATGATGCAAAG CAGGGAAGAAACGCTGCATATGATGACCAAGAAAAAAGTCCGGTGTTGTATTCTAGACTTTTGCATATGGCTTCTCTTTCACTTGCAGAG AAAGATCCAGAGAAAACAGTGTCAAAGTTTTGGAAGGAACAATTTCCACAGGCATCTTCGTGGACACCTTGTGCAGATAAGAATGTCAAAAG GGCAGGGACAGTGAACAACCACACTGGTTTTATTTTGGTCAGTGCAAATGGAGGACTAAATCAACAGCGAGTTGCG GTCTGTAATGCTGTTGCTGTAGCATCTCTACTAAATGCAACATTAGTAATTCCCAAATTTCTCTATAGCAACGTATGGAAGGATCCCAG CCAGTTCAGTGATATATATCAAGAAGAAACGTTTATGCACACACTAAagaatgatataaatattataaaggagCTTCCTTCTCATCTGAGATCATTAGATCTGGAGGCCATTGGTAGTCTA GTGACAGATGCAGACCTTGCAAAGGAGGCAACAcctaatgaatatataaagaatatacTTCCTATTTTATTGCGTAATGGAATTGTTCATTTCCTTGGATTTGGCAATCGACTTGGCTTTGACCCATTGCCTTATGATCTTCAG AAACTTAGATGCAAGTGTAACTTCCATGCTTTAAAGTTTGTACCAAAGATTCAGAAAATTGGCTCCTTATTGGTGAAGAGGATAAGAAAATATGACAGTGCAAGAAGCATGTTAGACAAGCAGCTTCTTGGAAACTTCATCTCTAGCATCCCTTCTGGAGAGCAAGTTAATATAGCTAGCTCTTCCAAATATCTTGCTCTGCATTTAAGGTTTGAAGTGGATATGGTGGCCTATTCAATGTGTGACTTTGGAGGTGGTGAAAACGAGACCAGGGAACTTCAAGCATATAGAGAAGAGCATTTTCCGCTGCTCCTTGAGCGCTTGAAGAAAGTGAA ACCCCTCTCCCCCGCAGAATTGAGAAAGATGGGAAGATGTCCTTTGACACCAGAAGAAGCAGCTCTGGTTCTTGCTGGTCTTGGATTTAGCAGTGGGGCTTATATCTATCTTGCTGGTTCCCAAATTTATGGAGGAAAATCAAGAATGCGTCCTGTAATCAATCTCTATCCTAATATTGTCACAAAAGAGGATCTCCTCTCACCCACTGAACTGGCACCTTTTAGGAATTTTTCTTCTCAG CTTGCAGCTTTAGACTTCATTGCTTGTGCTGCTTCTGATGTATTTGCGATGACGGATTCTGGGAGCCAGTTATCATCCCTAGTCTCTGGTTTTCGAATATATTATGGTGGAGGAAATGCTCCCACGCTGCGGCCTAGCAAGAAGAGGCTGGCAGCAATTTTGCAAGAAAACAGCACTATCAGGTGGCAGAGTTTTGAGAACAGAATAAGGAAGATGATCGAAGAAGGTCAAAGAGTGCATATAAGGGGTTTTGGCAGAAGCATTTATCGACAGCCAAGATGCAACGAGTGCATGTGCAAGCACCAATAG
- the LOC105179479 gene encoding uncharacterized protein At1g04910 isoform X5, producing the protein MMQREETLHMMTKKKVRCCILDFCIWLLFHLQRKIQRKQCQSFGRNNFHRHLRGHLVQIRMSKGTVNNHTGFILVSANGGLNQQRVAVCNAVAVASLLNATLVIPKFLYSNVWKDPSQFSDIYQEETFMHTLKNDINIIKELPSHLRSLDLEAIGSLVTDADLAKEATPNEYIKNILPILLRNGIVHFLGFGNRLGFDPLPYDLQKLRCKCNFHALKFVPKIQKIGSLLVKRIRKYDSARSMLDKQLLGNFISSIPSGEQVNIASSSKYLALHLRFEVDMVAYSMCDFGGGENETRELQAYREEHFPLLLERLKKVKPLSPAELRKMGRCPLTPEEAALVLAGLGFSSGAYIYLAGSQIYGGKSRMRPVINLYPNIVTKEDLLSPTELAPFRNFSSQLAALDFIACAASDVFAMTDSGSQLSSLVSGFRIYYGGGNAPTLRPSKKRLAAILQENSTIRWQSFENRIRKMIEEGQRVHIRGFGRSIYRQPRCNECMCKHQ; encoded by the exons ATGATGCAAAG GGAAGAAACGCTGCATATGATGACCAAGAAAAAAGTCCGGTGTTGTATTCTAGACTTTTGCATATGGCTTCTCTTTCACTTGCAGAG AAAGATCCAGAGAAAACAGTGTCAAAGTTTTGGAAGGAACAATTTCCACAGGCATCTTCGTGGACACCTTGTGCAGATAAGAATGTCAAAAG GGACAGTGAACAACCACACTGGTTTTATTTTGGTCAGTGCAAATGGAGGACTAAATCAACAGCGAGTTGCG GTCTGTAATGCTGTTGCTGTAGCATCTCTACTAAATGCAACATTAGTAATTCCCAAATTTCTCTATAGCAACGTATGGAAGGATCCCAG CCAGTTCAGTGATATATATCAAGAAGAAACGTTTATGCACACACTAAagaatgatataaatattataaaggagCTTCCTTCTCATCTGAGATCATTAGATCTGGAGGCCATTGGTAGTCTA GTGACAGATGCAGACCTTGCAAAGGAGGCAACAcctaatgaatatataaagaatatacTTCCTATTTTATTGCGTAATGGAATTGTTCATTTCCTTGGATTTGGCAATCGACTTGGCTTTGACCCATTGCCTTATGATCTTCAG AAACTTAGATGCAAGTGTAACTTCCATGCTTTAAAGTTTGTACCAAAGATTCAGAAAATTGGCTCCTTATTGGTGAAGAGGATAAGAAAATATGACAGTGCAAGAAGCATGTTAGACAAGCAGCTTCTTGGAAACTTCATCTCTAGCATCCCTTCTGGAGAGCAAGTTAATATAGCTAGCTCTTCCAAATATCTTGCTCTGCATTTAAGGTTTGAAGTGGATATGGTGGCCTATTCAATGTGTGACTTTGGAGGTGGTGAAAACGAGACCAGGGAACTTCAAGCATATAGAGAAGAGCATTTTCCGCTGCTCCTTGAGCGCTTGAAGAAAGTGAA ACCCCTCTCCCCCGCAGAATTGAGAAAGATGGGAAGATGTCCTTTGACACCAGAAGAAGCAGCTCTGGTTCTTGCTGGTCTTGGATTTAGCAGTGGGGCTTATATCTATCTTGCTGGTTCCCAAATTTATGGAGGAAAATCAAGAATGCGTCCTGTAATCAATCTCTATCCTAATATTGTCACAAAAGAGGATCTCCTCTCACCCACTGAACTGGCACCTTTTAGGAATTTTTCTTCTCAG CTTGCAGCTTTAGACTTCATTGCTTGTGCTGCTTCTGATGTATTTGCGATGACGGATTCTGGGAGCCAGTTATCATCCCTAGTCTCTGGTTTTCGAATATATTATGGTGGAGGAAATGCTCCCACGCTGCGGCCTAGCAAGAAGAGGCTGGCAGCAATTTTGCAAGAAAACAGCACTATCAGGTGGCAGAGTTTTGAGAACAGAATAAGGAAGATGATCGAAGAAGGTCAAAGAGTGCATATAAGGGGTTTTGGCAGAAGCATTTATCGACAGCCAAGATGCAACGAGTGCATGTGCAAGCACCAATAG
- the LOC105179479 gene encoding uncharacterized protein At1g04910 isoform X2: MGKQGSPKSPRPGSLSFDASSGFKEYQFRWNEMLQNGDPSLGRRVSGGEYTWDKPIFVKGFKNDSVKYNASKGGSAGKKHLWWFLRHLRSIIFTFMLMGLLFLLDSLMFSLFDPSFLENSPNPSKAYDAKGRNAAYDDQEKSPVLYSRLLHMASLSLAEKDPEKTVSKFWKEQFPQASSWTPCADKNVKRAGTVNNHTGFILVSANGGLNQQRVAVCNAVAVASLLNATLVIPKFLYSNVWKDPSQFSDIYQEETFMHTLKNDINIIKELPSHLRSLDLEAIGSLVTDADLAKEATPNEYIKNILPILLRNGIVHFLGFGNRLGFDPLPYDLQKLRCKCNFHALKFVPKIQKIGSLLVKRIRKYDSARSMLDKQLLGNFISSIPSGEQVNIASSSKYLALHLRFEVDMVAYSMCDFGGGENETRELQAYREEHFPLLLERLKKVKPLSPAELRKMGRCPLTPEEAALVLAGLGFSSGAYIYLAGSQIYGGKSRMRPVINLYPNIVTKEDLLSPTELAPFRNFSSQLAALDFIACAASDVFAMTDSGSQLSSLVSGFRIYYGGGNAPTLRPSKKRLAAILQENSTIRWQSFENRIRKMIEEGQRVHIRGFGRSIYRQPRCNECMCKHQ; this comes from the exons ATGGGAAAGCAAGGGTCTCCAAAAAGCCCCCGTCCTGGTTCTTTAAGTTTTGATGCATCCTCTGGGTTCAAGGAGTATCAATTCAGATGGAATGAGATGCTACAAAATGGTGATCCTTCTCTAGGTAGGAGGGTGTCAGGGGGAGAATACACTTGGGACAAACCTATATTTGTCAAAGGATTTAAGAATGATAGTGTAAAATACAATGCCAGTAAAGGAGGTTCTGCTGGTAAAAAGCATCTGTGGTGGTTTCTTAGGCATTTGAGGTCTATTATATTCACATTCATGTTGATGGGATTGTTATTCCTTTTAGATTCGTTaatgttttctctttttgatCCATCATTTCTCGAGAACAGTCCAAATCCGAGTAAGGCATATGATGCAAAG GGAAGAAACGCTGCATATGATGACCAAGAAAAAAGTCCGGTGTTGTATTCTAGACTTTTGCATATGGCTTCTCTTTCACTTGCAGAG AAAGATCCAGAGAAAACAGTGTCAAAGTTTTGGAAGGAACAATTTCCACAGGCATCTTCGTGGACACCTTGTGCAGATAAGAATGTCAAAAG GGCAGGGACAGTGAACAACCACACTGGTTTTATTTTGGTCAGTGCAAATGGAGGACTAAATCAACAGCGAGTTGCG GTCTGTAATGCTGTTGCTGTAGCATCTCTACTAAATGCAACATTAGTAATTCCCAAATTTCTCTATAGCAACGTATGGAAGGATCCCAG CCAGTTCAGTGATATATATCAAGAAGAAACGTTTATGCACACACTAAagaatgatataaatattataaaggagCTTCCTTCTCATCTGAGATCATTAGATCTGGAGGCCATTGGTAGTCTA GTGACAGATGCAGACCTTGCAAAGGAGGCAACAcctaatgaatatataaagaatatacTTCCTATTTTATTGCGTAATGGAATTGTTCATTTCCTTGGATTTGGCAATCGACTTGGCTTTGACCCATTGCCTTATGATCTTCAG AAACTTAGATGCAAGTGTAACTTCCATGCTTTAAAGTTTGTACCAAAGATTCAGAAAATTGGCTCCTTATTGGTGAAGAGGATAAGAAAATATGACAGTGCAAGAAGCATGTTAGACAAGCAGCTTCTTGGAAACTTCATCTCTAGCATCCCTTCTGGAGAGCAAGTTAATATAGCTAGCTCTTCCAAATATCTTGCTCTGCATTTAAGGTTTGAAGTGGATATGGTGGCCTATTCAATGTGTGACTTTGGAGGTGGTGAAAACGAGACCAGGGAACTTCAAGCATATAGAGAAGAGCATTTTCCGCTGCTCCTTGAGCGCTTGAAGAAAGTGAA ACCCCTCTCCCCCGCAGAATTGAGAAAGATGGGAAGATGTCCTTTGACACCAGAAGAAGCAGCTCTGGTTCTTGCTGGTCTTGGATTTAGCAGTGGGGCTTATATCTATCTTGCTGGTTCCCAAATTTATGGAGGAAAATCAAGAATGCGTCCTGTAATCAATCTCTATCCTAATATTGTCACAAAAGAGGATCTCCTCTCACCCACTGAACTGGCACCTTTTAGGAATTTTTCTTCTCAG CTTGCAGCTTTAGACTTCATTGCTTGTGCTGCTTCTGATGTATTTGCGATGACGGATTCTGGGAGCCAGTTATCATCCCTAGTCTCTGGTTTTCGAATATATTATGGTGGAGGAAATGCTCCCACGCTGCGGCCTAGCAAGAAGAGGCTGGCAGCAATTTTGCAAGAAAACAGCACTATCAGGTGGCAGAGTTTTGAGAACAGAATAAGGAAGATGATCGAAGAAGGTCAAAGAGTGCATATAAGGGGTTTTGGCAGAAGCATTTATCGACAGCCAAGATGCAACGAGTGCATGTGCAAGCACCAATAG
- the LOC105179479 gene encoding uncharacterized protein At1g04910 isoform X6, protein MMTKKKVRCCILDFCIWLLFHLQRKIQRKQCQSFGRNNFHRHLRGHLVQIRMSKGTVNNHTGFILVSANGGLNQQRVAVCNAVAVASLLNATLVIPKFLYSNVWKDPSQFSDIYQEETFMHTLKNDINIIKELPSHLRSLDLEAIGSLVTDADLAKEATPNEYIKNILPILLRNGIVHFLGFGNRLGFDPLPYDLQKLRCKCNFHALKFVPKIQKIGSLLVKRIRKYDSARSMLDKQLLGNFISSIPSGEQVNIASSSKYLALHLRFEVDMVAYSMCDFGGGENETRELQAYREEHFPLLLERLKKVKPLSPAELRKMGRCPLTPEEAALVLAGLGFSSGAYIYLAGSQIYGGKSRMRPVINLYPNIVTKEDLLSPTELAPFRNFSSQLAALDFIACAASDVFAMTDSGSQLSSLVSGFRIYYGGGNAPTLRPSKKRLAAILQENSTIRWQSFENRIRKMIEEGQRVHIRGFGRSIYRQPRCNECMCKHQ, encoded by the exons ATGATGACCAAGAAAAAAGTCCGGTGTTGTATTCTAGACTTTTGCATATGGCTTCTCTTTCACTTGCAGAG AAAGATCCAGAGAAAACAGTGTCAAAGTTTTGGAAGGAACAATTTCCACAGGCATCTTCGTGGACACCTTGTGCAGATAAGAATGTCAAAAG GGACAGTGAACAACCACACTGGTTTTATTTTGGTCAGTGCAAATGGAGGACTAAATCAACAGCGAGTTGCG GTCTGTAATGCTGTTGCTGTAGCATCTCTACTAAATGCAACATTAGTAATTCCCAAATTTCTCTATAGCAACGTATGGAAGGATCCCAG CCAGTTCAGTGATATATATCAAGAAGAAACGTTTATGCACACACTAAagaatgatataaatattataaaggagCTTCCTTCTCATCTGAGATCATTAGATCTGGAGGCCATTGGTAGTCTA GTGACAGATGCAGACCTTGCAAAGGAGGCAACAcctaatgaatatataaagaatatacTTCCTATTTTATTGCGTAATGGAATTGTTCATTTCCTTGGATTTGGCAATCGACTTGGCTTTGACCCATTGCCTTATGATCTTCAG AAACTTAGATGCAAGTGTAACTTCCATGCTTTAAAGTTTGTACCAAAGATTCAGAAAATTGGCTCCTTATTGGTGAAGAGGATAAGAAAATATGACAGTGCAAGAAGCATGTTAGACAAGCAGCTTCTTGGAAACTTCATCTCTAGCATCCCTTCTGGAGAGCAAGTTAATATAGCTAGCTCTTCCAAATATCTTGCTCTGCATTTAAGGTTTGAAGTGGATATGGTGGCCTATTCAATGTGTGACTTTGGAGGTGGTGAAAACGAGACCAGGGAACTTCAAGCATATAGAGAAGAGCATTTTCCGCTGCTCCTTGAGCGCTTGAAGAAAGTGAA ACCCCTCTCCCCCGCAGAATTGAGAAAGATGGGAAGATGTCCTTTGACACCAGAAGAAGCAGCTCTGGTTCTTGCTGGTCTTGGATTTAGCAGTGGGGCTTATATCTATCTTGCTGGTTCCCAAATTTATGGAGGAAAATCAAGAATGCGTCCTGTAATCAATCTCTATCCTAATATTGTCACAAAAGAGGATCTCCTCTCACCCACTGAACTGGCACCTTTTAGGAATTTTTCTTCTCAG CTTGCAGCTTTAGACTTCATTGCTTGTGCTGCTTCTGATGTATTTGCGATGACGGATTCTGGGAGCCAGTTATCATCCCTAGTCTCTGGTTTTCGAATATATTATGGTGGAGGAAATGCTCCCACGCTGCGGCCTAGCAAGAAGAGGCTGGCAGCAATTTTGCAAGAAAACAGCACTATCAGGTGGCAGAGTTTTGAGAACAGAATAAGGAAGATGATCGAAGAAGGTCAAAGAGTGCATATAAGGGGTTTTGGCAGAAGCATTTATCGACAGCCAAGATGCAACGAGTGCATGTGCAAGCACCAATAG
- the LOC105179479 gene encoding uncharacterized protein At1g04910 isoform X4 — protein sequence MMQSREETLHMMTKKKVRCCILDFCIWLLFHLQRKIQRKQCQSFGRNNFHRHLRGHLVQIRMSKGTVNNHTGFILVSANGGLNQQRVAVCNAVAVASLLNATLVIPKFLYSNVWKDPSQFSDIYQEETFMHTLKNDINIIKELPSHLRSLDLEAIGSLVTDADLAKEATPNEYIKNILPILLRNGIVHFLGFGNRLGFDPLPYDLQKLRCKCNFHALKFVPKIQKIGSLLVKRIRKYDSARSMLDKQLLGNFISSIPSGEQVNIASSSKYLALHLRFEVDMVAYSMCDFGGGENETRELQAYREEHFPLLLERLKKVKPLSPAELRKMGRCPLTPEEAALVLAGLGFSSGAYIYLAGSQIYGGKSRMRPVINLYPNIVTKEDLLSPTELAPFRNFSSQLAALDFIACAASDVFAMTDSGSQLSSLVSGFRIYYGGGNAPTLRPSKKRLAAILQENSTIRWQSFENRIRKMIEEGQRVHIRGFGRSIYRQPRCNECMCKHQ from the exons ATGATGCAAAG CAGGGAAGAAACGCTGCATATGATGACCAAGAAAAAAGTCCGGTGTTGTATTCTAGACTTTTGCATATGGCTTCTCTTTCACTTGCAGAG AAAGATCCAGAGAAAACAGTGTCAAAGTTTTGGAAGGAACAATTTCCACAGGCATCTTCGTGGACACCTTGTGCAGATAAGAATGTCAAAAG GGACAGTGAACAACCACACTGGTTTTATTTTGGTCAGTGCAAATGGAGGACTAAATCAACAGCGAGTTGCG GTCTGTAATGCTGTTGCTGTAGCATCTCTACTAAATGCAACATTAGTAATTCCCAAATTTCTCTATAGCAACGTATGGAAGGATCCCAG CCAGTTCAGTGATATATATCAAGAAGAAACGTTTATGCACACACTAAagaatgatataaatattataaaggagCTTCCTTCTCATCTGAGATCATTAGATCTGGAGGCCATTGGTAGTCTA GTGACAGATGCAGACCTTGCAAAGGAGGCAACAcctaatgaatatataaagaatatacTTCCTATTTTATTGCGTAATGGAATTGTTCATTTCCTTGGATTTGGCAATCGACTTGGCTTTGACCCATTGCCTTATGATCTTCAG AAACTTAGATGCAAGTGTAACTTCCATGCTTTAAAGTTTGTACCAAAGATTCAGAAAATTGGCTCCTTATTGGTGAAGAGGATAAGAAAATATGACAGTGCAAGAAGCATGTTAGACAAGCAGCTTCTTGGAAACTTCATCTCTAGCATCCCTTCTGGAGAGCAAGTTAATATAGCTAGCTCTTCCAAATATCTTGCTCTGCATTTAAGGTTTGAAGTGGATATGGTGGCCTATTCAATGTGTGACTTTGGAGGTGGTGAAAACGAGACCAGGGAACTTCAAGCATATAGAGAAGAGCATTTTCCGCTGCTCCTTGAGCGCTTGAAGAAAGTGAA ACCCCTCTCCCCCGCAGAATTGAGAAAGATGGGAAGATGTCCTTTGACACCAGAAGAAGCAGCTCTGGTTCTTGCTGGTCTTGGATTTAGCAGTGGGGCTTATATCTATCTTGCTGGTTCCCAAATTTATGGAGGAAAATCAAGAATGCGTCCTGTAATCAATCTCTATCCTAATATTGTCACAAAAGAGGATCTCCTCTCACCCACTGAACTGGCACCTTTTAGGAATTTTTCTTCTCAG CTTGCAGCTTTAGACTTCATTGCTTGTGCTGCTTCTGATGTATTTGCGATGACGGATTCTGGGAGCCAGTTATCATCCCTAGTCTCTGGTTTTCGAATATATTATGGTGGAGGAAATGCTCCCACGCTGCGGCCTAGCAAGAAGAGGCTGGCAGCAATTTTGCAAGAAAACAGCACTATCAGGTGGCAGAGTTTTGAGAACAGAATAAGGAAGATGATCGAAGAAGGTCAAAGAGTGCATATAAGGGGTTTTGGCAGAAGCATTTATCGACAGCCAAGATGCAACGAGTGCATGTGCAAGCACCAATAG
- the LOC105179479 gene encoding uncharacterized protein At1g04910 isoform X7 — translation MASLSLAEKDPEKTVSKFWKEQFPQASSWTPCADKNVKRAGTVNNHTGFILVSANGGLNQQRVAVCNAVAVASLLNATLVIPKFLYSNVWKDPSQFSDIYQEETFMHTLKNDINIIKELPSHLRSLDLEAIGSLVTDADLAKEATPNEYIKNILPILLRNGIVHFLGFGNRLGFDPLPYDLQKLRCKCNFHALKFVPKIQKIGSLLVKRIRKYDSARSMLDKQLLGNFISSIPSGEQVNIASSSKYLALHLRFEVDMVAYSMCDFGGGENETRELQAYREEHFPLLLERLKKVKPLSPAELRKMGRCPLTPEEAALVLAGLGFSSGAYIYLAGSQIYGGKSRMRPVINLYPNIVTKEDLLSPTELAPFRNFSSQLAALDFIACAASDVFAMTDSGSQLSSLVSGFRIYYGGGNAPTLRPSKKRLAAILQENSTIRWQSFENRIRKMIEEGQRVHIRGFGRSIYRQPRCNECMCKHQ, via the exons ATGGCTTCTCTTTCACTTGCAGAG AAAGATCCAGAGAAAACAGTGTCAAAGTTTTGGAAGGAACAATTTCCACAGGCATCTTCGTGGACACCTTGTGCAGATAAGAATGTCAAAAG GGCAGGGACAGTGAACAACCACACTGGTTTTATTTTGGTCAGTGCAAATGGAGGACTAAATCAACAGCGAGTTGCG GTCTGTAATGCTGTTGCTGTAGCATCTCTACTAAATGCAACATTAGTAATTCCCAAATTTCTCTATAGCAACGTATGGAAGGATCCCAG CCAGTTCAGTGATATATATCAAGAAGAAACGTTTATGCACACACTAAagaatgatataaatattataaaggagCTTCCTTCTCATCTGAGATCATTAGATCTGGAGGCCATTGGTAGTCTA GTGACAGATGCAGACCTTGCAAAGGAGGCAACAcctaatgaatatataaagaatatacTTCCTATTTTATTGCGTAATGGAATTGTTCATTTCCTTGGATTTGGCAATCGACTTGGCTTTGACCCATTGCCTTATGATCTTCAG AAACTTAGATGCAAGTGTAACTTCCATGCTTTAAAGTTTGTACCAAAGATTCAGAAAATTGGCTCCTTATTGGTGAAGAGGATAAGAAAATATGACAGTGCAAGAAGCATGTTAGACAAGCAGCTTCTTGGAAACTTCATCTCTAGCATCCCTTCTGGAGAGCAAGTTAATATAGCTAGCTCTTCCAAATATCTTGCTCTGCATTTAAGGTTTGAAGTGGATATGGTGGCCTATTCAATGTGTGACTTTGGAGGTGGTGAAAACGAGACCAGGGAACTTCAAGCATATAGAGAAGAGCATTTTCCGCTGCTCCTTGAGCGCTTGAAGAAAGTGAA ACCCCTCTCCCCCGCAGAATTGAGAAAGATGGGAAGATGTCCTTTGACACCAGAAGAAGCAGCTCTGGTTCTTGCTGGTCTTGGATTTAGCAGTGGGGCTTATATCTATCTTGCTGGTTCCCAAATTTATGGAGGAAAATCAAGAATGCGTCCTGTAATCAATCTCTATCCTAATATTGTCACAAAAGAGGATCTCCTCTCACCCACTGAACTGGCACCTTTTAGGAATTTTTCTTCTCAG CTTGCAGCTTTAGACTTCATTGCTTGTGCTGCTTCTGATGTATTTGCGATGACGGATTCTGGGAGCCAGTTATCATCCCTAGTCTCTGGTTTTCGAATATATTATGGTGGAGGAAATGCTCCCACGCTGCGGCCTAGCAAGAAGAGGCTGGCAGCAATTTTGCAAGAAAACAGCACTATCAGGTGGCAGAGTTTTGAGAACAGAATAAGGAAGATGATCGAAGAAGGTCAAAGAGTGCATATAAGGGGTTTTGGCAGAAGCATTTATCGACAGCCAAGATGCAACGAGTGCATGTGCAAGCACCAATAG